In Natronoarchaeum philippinense, a single window of DNA contains:
- a CDS encoding transcription initiation factor IIB, translating to MTESNARTRTRTDEQERESESTEESISCPECSGQLINDEEHGETICADCGLVVEEDSVDRGPEWRAFDAREKNEKSRVGAPTTNTMHDKGLSTNIDWRDKDAYGNSLGSRQREKMQRLRKWNERFRTRDSKERNLKQALGEIDRMASALGLPSNVRETASVIYRRALNEDLLPGRSIEGVSTACVYAAARQAGVPRSLDEIAEVSRVEKNEVARTYRYVVRELGLEVQPADPESYVPRFASGLELSDEAEHRARKLLQNAKEKGVHSGKSPVGLAAAAVYAAALLTNEKTTQAAVSEVADISEVTIRNRYHELLEAEESLGLA from the coding sequence ATGACAGAGTCAAACGCACGGACGCGAACCCGAACGGACGAACAGGAGCGAGAGAGCGAATCGACCGAAGAGAGCATCTCCTGCCCGGAGTGTAGCGGCCAGCTCATCAACGACGAGGAACACGGCGAGACGATCTGTGCCGACTGCGGCCTCGTCGTCGAGGAGGACTCGGTCGACCGCGGCCCCGAGTGGCGCGCGTTCGACGCCCGCGAGAAGAACGAGAAGTCCCGCGTCGGCGCCCCCACGACGAACACGATGCACGACAAGGGGCTCTCGACCAACATCGACTGGCGCGACAAGGACGCCTACGGCAACTCGCTTGGCTCCCGACAGCGCGAGAAGATGCAGCGCCTGCGCAAGTGGAACGAGCGATTCCGCACGCGTGACTCCAAGGAGCGCAACCTCAAGCAGGCGCTCGGCGAGATCGACCGCATGGCCTCCGCGCTGGGCCTGCCGAGCAACGTCCGCGAGACCGCCAGCGTGATCTACCGGCGCGCGCTCAACGAGGACCTCCTGCCCGGACGCTCGATCGAGGGCGTCTCGACGGCCTGTGTCTACGCCGCCGCACGGCAGGCCGGCGTGCCCCGGAGTCTGGACGAAATCGCGGAAGTCTCCCGCGTCGAGAAAAACGAGGTCGCTCGCACCTACCGCTACGTGGTACGCGAACTCGGGCTGGAGGTCCAGCCCGCCGACCCCGAGAGCTACGTTCCCCGCTTTGCCTCCGGACTCGAACTCTCCGACGAGGCCGAGCACCGCGCCCGAAAGCTCCTCCAGAACGCCAAGGAGAAAGGCGTCCACTCGGGCAAGAGCCCGGTCGGCCTCGCGGCCGCCGCCGTCTACGCCGCCGCGCTGTTGACCAACGAGAAGACCACGCAGGCCGCCGTCAGCGAGGTCGCCGACATCTCGGAAGTGACGATCCGCAACCGCTACCACGAACTGCTCGAA
- a CDS encoding small ribosomal subunit Rsm22 family protein: MTDERQAIVENAKYLREVRPIDPDEIYEYVASQPHPAVVRQVLREEAVALGLREREDGTFVPVSEEPVTATPGTVEALPETYADRLDDLLVDEYGPDWHDGPSGDLLRLTIRRLKDAYYRQHPVEYDREAALGYAIYHLPDNYAVVQYALADLTERGLVGRRLRVLDVGAGVGGPALGLHDLLADDALVEYHAVEPSAAADVLDGLLAETSRNFHPTIHRERAEAFDPESVLDAQFDAGDEAVGFDLIIFGNVLNELDDPVAVTRRYLDALAPDGSMVALAPADQNTSTGLRQVERALADEPAESQPPATVFSPTVRLWPGETPTDRGWSFDVRPDLAVPAFQRRLDEAADDADHDPGEFVNVDVQFSHSILRRDGLRKYDLDPEPDRYAKMAEMERHVSERIDLLAMKLSRSLSEGDANPLYKISDGSEATEHYAVLTRETSLNRDLAAAEYGDLLSIESALALWNDDEGAYNLVVDDETVIDRLVR; encoded by the coding sequence ATGACCGACGAGCGCCAAGCGATCGTCGAGAACGCCAAATATCTGCGCGAGGTGCGCCCGATCGACCCCGACGAGATCTACGAGTACGTCGCCAGCCAGCCCCATCCCGCGGTCGTCCGACAGGTGCTCCGGGAGGAGGCCGTCGCGCTCGGCCTGCGCGAACGCGAGGACGGCACGTTCGTCCCCGTCTCCGAAGAGCCGGTGACGGCGACGCCGGGCACGGTCGAGGCGCTTCCCGAGACGTACGCCGACCGGCTCGACGATCTGCTCGTCGATGAGTACGGCCCGGACTGGCACGACGGCCCCTCCGGAGACCTGCTCAGGCTGACGATCCGGCGGCTCAAGGACGCCTACTACCGACAGCATCCCGTTGAGTACGATCGCGAGGCCGCGCTCGGCTACGCTATCTACCACCTTCCAGATAACTACGCGGTCGTCCAGTACGCGCTCGCAGATCTGACCGAGCGCGGGCTGGTCGGGCGTCGCCTGCGCGTACTCGACGTGGGCGCCGGCGTCGGCGGCCCGGCGCTCGGGCTGCACGACCTGCTGGCCGACGACGCGCTGGTCGAGTATCACGCCGTCGAGCCCAGCGCGGCCGCCGACGTGCTCGACGGGCTGCTCGCCGAGACCTCGCGGAACTTCCACCCGACGATCCACCGCGAGCGCGCCGAGGCGTTCGACCCCGAGAGCGTCCTCGACGCGCAGTTCGACGCCGGCGACGAGGCTGTCGGGTTCGACCTGATCATCTTCGGCAACGTGTTGAACGAACTCGACGACCCGGTCGCCGTCACACGGCGGTATCTCGACGCGCTGGCGCCCGACGGCTCGATGGTCGCGCTCGCGCCGGCCGATCAAAACACCAGCACCGGACTTCGGCAGGTCGAACGCGCGCTCGCCGACGAACCCGCGGAGAGCCAGCCACCGGCGACCGTCTTCTCGCCGACGGTGCGGCTGTGGCCCGGCGAGACGCCGACCGATCGGGGCTGGTCGTTCGACGTTCGGCCCGACCTCGCAGTGCCGGCCTTCCAGCGGCGTCTCGACGAGGCGGCCGACGACGCCGACCACGATCCCGGCGAGTTCGTCAACGTCGACGTGCAGTTCTCCCACTCGATCCTGCGGCGCGACGGCCTGCGCAAGTACGACCTCGATCCCGAACCCGACCGGTACGCGAAGATGGCCGAGATGGAGCGGCACGTCTCCGAGCGGATCGACCTGCTGGCGATGAAGCTCAGCCGGTCGCTCTCGGAGGGCGACGCCAACCCGCTGTACAAGATCAGCGACGGCAGCGAGGCGACCGAGCACTACGCCGTGTTGACCCGTGAAACGTCACTGAACCGCGATCTGGCGGCCGCCGAGTACGGCGACCTGCTCTCGATCGAGTCGGCGCTCGCGCTGTGGAACGACGACGAGGGGGCGTACAACCTCGTCGTCGACGACGAGACGGTGATCGACCGGCTCGTCAGATGA
- a CDS encoding prephenate dehydrogenase/arogenate dehydrogenase family protein, protein MDVLVVGAGAMGRWFGATLAAVDEATFDVAFTDLDAEAAATAADAIGGRDVPTDTEDRFDVVCLAVPMSIAEAAIDEYADRAIEALVDVTGAMAEPVAAMAAHAPNRERASLHPLFAPSNAPGNVAAVRASPGPTTDAVLDAIAAAGNDVFETTPAEHDEAMATVQASAHTAVLAYALAAESVPDRFQTPISEGLLDLVEQVTGNSPQVYAEIQSTFDGADAVAAAARRIAEADTDEAFVELYEEARSAVDESAGAGHGGDQ, encoded by the coding sequence ATGGACGTACTGGTCGTCGGTGCCGGAGCGATGGGACGCTGGTTCGGCGCGACGCTAGCCGCCGTTGACGAGGCGACGTTCGATGTCGCCTTTACCGATCTCGACGCCGAGGCCGCGGCTACCGCCGCCGACGCAATCGGCGGGCGAGACGTGCCGACCGACACCGAGGACCGATTCGATGTCGTCTGTCTCGCGGTGCCGATGTCGATCGCGGAAGCTGCCATCGACGAGTACGCCGATCGGGCGATTGAGGCGCTCGTCGACGTGACCGGCGCGATGGCCGAGCCGGTGGCTGCGATGGCAGCCCACGCCCCCAACCGGGAGCGAGCGAGCTTGCACCCGCTGTTCGCGCCGTCGAACGCGCCGGGCAACGTCGCCGCCGTCCGGGCGTCGCCGGGACCGACCACCGACGCCGTGCTCGACGCCATCGCGGCGGCGGGCAACGACGTGTTCGAGACCACGCCCGCGGAACACGACGAGGCGATGGCGACCGTACAGGCGAGTGCCCACACCGCGGTACTTGCTTACGCGTTGGCGGCCGAGTCCGTCCCCGACCGGTTCCAGACGCCGATCTCGGAGGGCTTGCTGGATCTGGTCGAGCAGGTGACCGGCAACAGCCCGCAGGTGTACGCCGAGATCCAGTCGACGTTCGACGGCGCCGACGCGGTCGCGGCGGCGGCCCGGCGGATCGCCGAGGCGGACACCGACGAGGCGTTCGTCGAACTGTACGAGGAGGCTCGATCGGCCGTCGACGAGTCGGCAGGGGCGGGTCACGGGGGAGACCAATGA